A region from the Triticum aestivum cultivar Chinese Spring chromosome 3D, IWGSC CS RefSeq v2.1, whole genome shotgun sequence genome encodes:
- the LOC123073572 gene encoding phosphoenolpyruvate carboxylase 4-like yields MPDTTDDVAEGISFQAFEDDCRLLGSLLHEVLLRELGPGFVKLFERIRILAQSAMTMRGAGMEDTAAVVERQLEAELSAMSLEDSLSLARAFAHHLNLMGIAERHHRVRKSRSEVHLSKSCHDIFDKLIQGGVPPEQLYDTVCKQGVEIVLTAHPTQINRRTLQYKHLRIAHLLEFNGRRDLNYEDREMLIEDLVREITALWQTDELRRHKPTPVDEARAGLHIVEQSLWKSIPRYLRRVSNALKKHTGKPLPLTCTPIKFGSWMGGDRDGNPNVTSKVTRDVSLMARWMAIDLYIRQLDSLSFELSIKKCSDKLATLANEILLKDSESTSEEKKANPWTKTGPENNLKRPPRMGMPAQLPSGADLPSLTECSDSESQFRIVKLPCNPKHQGIQIPTERSEESHSPVQSPGRRPSSSHMSRTPSGSQLRKMLFTESKIGRSSFRKLLEPSLSDKPGITPYRIVLGNVKEKMMKTRRRLEHLLEDLPCDSDPAEYYETPDQLLEPLLLCYDSLQSCGSSILADGRLADLIRRVATFGMVLMKLDVRQESGRHTEALDAITSYLDLGVYSEWDEEKKLDFLTRELKGKRPLVPPYIEVNADVKEVLDTFRVAAELGSDSLGAYVISMASNASDVLAVELLQKDARLTVSGDLGRECPGGTLRVVPLFETVKDLREAGSAIWKLLAIDWYREHIIKNHNGHQEVMVGYSDSGKDAGRFTAAWELYKAQEDVVAACNEHGIKVTLFHGRGGSIGRGGGPTYLAIQSQPPGSVMGTLRSTEQGEMVQAKFGLPQTAVRQLEIYTTAVLLATLRPPQPPRDPNWRHVMEEISRASCAHYRRTVYEDPAFVTYFQEATPQAELGYLNIGSRPAKRKAAITAAGGIASLRAIPWVFAWTQTRLALPAWLGVGTGLQDARDKGRTEDLRAMYEEWPFFQSTLDLIEMVVAKADAPMAKHYDDVLVLSPERRALGEELRRELARAGSCVLAVSGHTKLSANNRSLRRLIESRLPYLNPMNMLQVEVLRRLRRDDDNHKLRDVLLITINGIAAGMRNTG; encoded by the exons ATGCCGGACACGACGGACGACGTGGCGGAGGGGATATCGTTCCAGGCGTTCGAGGACGACTGCCGCCTGCTCGGCAGCCTCCTCCACGAGGTGCTCCTCCGCGAGCTCGGCCCGGGCTTCGTCAAGCTCTTCGAGCGCATCCGCATCCTCGCCCAG AGCGCCATGACGATGCGCGGCGCGGGGATGGAGGacacggcggcggtggtggagcggcagCTGGAGGCGGAGCTGTCCGCCATGTCGCTCGAGGACTCGCTCTCCCTCGCCCGCGCCTTCGCCCACCACCTCAACCTCATGGGCATCGCCGAGAGGCACCACAG GGTCCGCAAATCACGTAGTGAAGTGCATCTGTCAAAATCATGTCACGATATATTCGACAAGTTGATCCAAGGCGGCGTTCCTCCAGAACAACTCTATGATACTGTCTGCAAACAg GGGGTTGAAATCGTTCTTACGGCGCATCCAACTCAAATAAATCGGCGAACCTTGCAATACAAGCACCTTAGGATAGCC CATCTTTTGGAGTTCAACGGACGGCGTGATCTTAACTATGAGGATAGAGAGATGCTAATAGAAGACCTG GTAAGGGAAATCACAGCATTATGGCAGACAGATGAGTTGAGGCGCCATAAACCTACACCAGTTGATGAAGCTAGGGCTG GCCTTCATATTGTGGAACAATCTCTCTGGAAATCGATACCACGCTATCTTCGCCGTGTCAGCAATGCTCTAAAGAAG CATACTGGCAAGCCTCTTCCACTAACCTGCACACCAATCAAATTTGGTTCATGGATGGGTGGCGACCGAGACGGGAATCCTAATGTCACATCAAAA GTGACTCGGGATGTTTCCTTGATGGCCCGTTGGATGGCAATTGACCTGTACATCCGACAACTAGACAGTCTCAGCTTTGAGTTATCCATCAAGAAATGTAGCGATAAGCTTGCAACCTTAGCCAATGAAATCTTGCTCAAAG ACTCAGAGTCGACAtccgaagagaagaaggccaaTCCTTGGACCAAAACAGGACCAGAAAACAACTTAAAACGGCCGCCTAGGATGGGGATGCCTGCTCAGCTTCCTTCTGGTGCTGATCTTCCATCATTGACAG AATGCAGTGATAGCGAATCTCAATTCAGAATAGTAAAACTTCCATGCAACCCGAAACATCAG GGAATCCAAATTCCAACAGAAAGAAGTGAGGAGAGTCACAGTCCAGTGCAGTCTCCTGGTCGTCGTCCATCATCATCACATATGAGTCGAACTCCAAGTGGTAGTCAACTAAGGAAAATGTTGTTCACAGAATCTAAGATAGGCCGGTCAAGCTTCCGAAAGCTTCTAGAGCCAAGCCTATCAGATAAACCAGGAATTACCCCATACAGGATTGTCCTTGGTAATGTGAAAGAAAAG ATGATGAAGACACGGAGACGGCTTGAGCATCTTCTTGAGGATCTACCATGTGACTCTGATCCTGCAGAATATTATGAAACACCGGATCAACTTCTAGAGCCGTTGCTCTTGTGCTACGACTCACTG CAATCATGTGGATCTAGCATTCTTGCCGATGGCCGGCTAGCCGATCTTATACGAAGGGTTGCAACCTTTGGTATGGTGCTAATGAAGCTCGACGTCCGCCAG GAATCGGGCCGGCACACAGAAGCACTTGACGCCATTACGTCTTACTTGGATCTTGGCGTTTATAGTGAGTGGGATGAGGAAAAGAAGCTGGATTTCTTGACTAGAGAGCTGAAAGGGAAGCGCCCTCTAGTTCCCCCATACATAGAG GTTAATGCTGATGTGAAAGAAGTTCTCGACACCTTCCGCGTTGCTGCAGAACTCGGGAGCGACTCGCTTGGAGCATATGTGATTTCAATGGCCTCCAAT GCCAGTGATGTCCTCGCTGTCGAGTTGTTGCAGAAGGACGCAAGGCTAACAGTTAGTGGGGATCTCGGAAGGGAATGTCCCGGTGGAAC GTTAAGAGTTGTTCCCTTGTTCGAGACGGTGAAGGATCTTCGAGAAGCCGGTTCCGCGATCTGGAAGTTGCTGGCCATTGACTGGTACAGGGAGCATATCATCAAGAACCACAACGGCCACCAAGAG GTCATGGTGGGCTACTCTGATTCTGGCAAGGACGCCGGCCGTTTCACGGCGGCGTGGGAGCTGTACAAGGCgcaggaggacgtggtggcggcgtGCAACGAGCACGGCATCAAGGTGACGCTCTTCCACGGCCGCGGCGGGAGCATCGGGCGCGGCGGTGGGCCGACATACCTGGCCATCCAGTCCCAGCCCCCCGGCTCGGTGATGGGGACGCTGCGGTCGACGGAGCAGGGCGAGATGGTGCAGGCCAAGTTCGGGCTGCCGCAGACGGCGGTGCGGCAGCTGGAGATCTACACGACGGCGGTGCTGCTGGCCACCCTGCGGCCACCGCAGCCGCCGCGGGACCCGAACTGGCGGCACGTCATGGAGGAGATCTCCCGCGCAAGCTGCGCGCACTACCGGCGCACCGTGTACGAGGACCCGGCCTTCGTCACCTACTTCCAGGAGGCGACGCCGCAGGCGGAGCTGGGCTACCTCAACATCGGCAGCCGCCCGGCAAAGCGCAAGGCGGCGATCACGGCCGCCGGCGGCATCGCCAGCCTGCGCGCCATCCCGTGGGTGTTCGCGTGGACGCAGACGCGGCTGGCGCTGCCGGCGTGGCTGGGCGTCGGCACGGGGCTCCAGGACGCGCGCGACAAGGGCCGCACCGAGGACCTCCGGGCCATGTACGAGGAGTGGCCCTTCTTCCAGTCCACGCTCGACCTCATCGAGATGGTGGTGGCCAAGGCCGACGCGCCCATGGCCAAGCACTACGACGACGTGCTGGTGCTGTCGCCGGAGCGGCGCGCGCTCGGGGAGGAGCTGCGGCGGGAGCTGGCCAGGGCGGGGAGCTGCGTGCTGGCCGTCAGCGGGCACACCAAGCTGTCGGCCAACAACCGGAGCCTGCGGCGGCTGATCGAGAGCCGGCTGCCGTACCTCAACCCCATGAACATGCTGCAGGTGGAGGTGCTGCGCCGGCTGCGCCGAGACGACGACAACCACAAGCTCCGCGACGTGCTGCTCATCACCATCAACGGCATCGCCGCAGGGATGCGCAACACCGGCTAG